The stretch of DNA CAGTCCTCACCTGGAAGACAATGGCCGGAGAGAAGGATCAGGGCTACACATGACTTTTTTACATCATTCCTATACAAGTAGTCGAGGCAGATGCAGTTTTTCCCATTCACTTCCAAGGAGTGAGATACAAGTAATGAAATGCTTTCTTTGCTCTTTTGGGATCATACAAGTCTTGGTTTAATTGTAGCTGCTGGTGGGTCTGGGCAGGATCAgtctccttccccttctggcagctgtcagtatgttttttttcttctattcgCCTCTGTGGAGAGCCAGGGCCAGTCCGGGCATTGTGGCGCAGAGCCAGGGCCAGTCCGGGCATTGTGGTTTGGGATTGGACTGAGCTGCACAGATGTCTAAAAGAGCCCTAAAGGCCATGTAACCTCTGCCAGGAGGGGTTGTctatagggaacctgtcatcagtgtTTAATGCCACCTGAACCACCGGCAGGATGAAATCCCCACAGGCTATTTATCAATCAAGCTGGTCAGGGAGAATCTGCAGTGTTATGTGTCTCCGTGGTAACGGGCAATCTAAACACCGTATGTAGCCTGATCCTGCACCCGCTACTTGTACCATAAGTATTACTGATAAGTAGCTGCCAGATGGATGGCACTGCAGGATCCGTGCTGGCAGCTGTGACCGGGCGCAGGACTTGGCGAGTATCAGAAGGGCCTGTTTTTGGCAGTATAACCGAGGGCTTGTTTTCCTCCTTAATGTCGGTGCCAGGGATTGCAGGGACAGAGCCTGCACATTGTGAGAGATTGTAAAAGGACTAGAACCAGGGATGGCAATCCAGCTGTTatgagactacaactcccagcatgctctgaCAGCCGCAGGTTGTTGACCCCCAGCACTGAGATCAGGTGACGCCTTATCGCTGCCTTGTTTCCTGTTGTGTCTGACCTTATAGTGATCGGGCTGCACCCAAAGGTCTCGTTAAAGGTACATGTCATGTGATCGCTAAATATATCTGCGGTGACTCAGGTAGAGCTGGCGAGTCCAGGCGTCACATGCTTCACTGCAGCAGAGATACATGACGGGGCCGAGGTTTCCTTGTAGTATTTCCTCGTCATATGATAACTCATAAAAGCGCAGCTCAGGGAGCCATGTACCATGTTATGTACCGCGCTGTGCCATTATTGGTGTTGTGGCAGGGCAGAGCAGGCACAAAGGCTTTTATATGGAGGCTTCTGCCATAGAcctgtaaaataaatatataatctaTGTATTGCCTCCATGTTACAGATCCATGTTCCCACCACCTCCACGCTCAGCCCCCCTCCGTGCCGCCACCGCCGCACTCTGCCCCCCCTCCATGCCGCCACCGCCGCGCTCTGCCCCCCCCTCTGTGCCGCCACCGCCGCGCTCTTGCTCCCTTCGTGCCACCATTCTCTGCCTACACCCTCTGCCCCCTCTTTCCCTGCTTGCCATCTTCTGCCCTCAACTCCCTTGTTGCCATCTTCTGCCCTCTACTCCCTTCTTGCCATCTTCTGCCCTCTACTCCTTTCTTGCCATCGTCTGCCCTCTACTCCCTTCTTGCCATCTTCTGCCCTCTACTCCTTTCTTGCCATCTTCTGCCCTCTACTCCCTTCTTGCCATCGTCTGCCCTCTACTCCCTTCTTGCCATCGTCTGCCCTCTACTCCCTTCTTGCCATCGTCTGCCCTCTACTCCCTTCTTGCCATCTTCTGCCCTCTACTCCCTTCTTGCCATCTTCTGCCCTCTACTCCCTTCTTGCCATCGTCTGCCCTCTACTCCCTTCTTGCCATCTTCTGCCCTCTACTCCTTTCTTGCCATCTTCTGCCCTCTACTCCCTTCTTGCCATCTTCTGCCCTCTACTCCCTTCTTGCCATCGTCTGCCCTCTACTCCCTTCTTGCCATCTTCTGCCCTCTACTCCTTTCTTGCCATCTTCTGCCCTCTACTCCTTTCTTGCCATCGTCTGCCCTCTACTCCCTTCTTGCCATCTTCTGCCCTCTACTCCCTTCTTGCCATCGTCTGCCCTCTACTCCCTTCTTGCCATCGTCTGCCCTCTACTCCCTTCTTGCCATCTTCTGCCCTCTACTCCCTTCTTGCCATCTTCTGCCCTCTACTCCCTTCTTGCCATCTTCTGCCCTCTACTCCCTTCTTGCCATCTTCTGCCCTCTACTCCCTTCTTGCCATCTTCTGCCCTCTACTCCCTTCTTGCCATCTTCTGCCCTCTACTCCCTTCTTGCCATCTTCTGCCCTCTACTCCCTTCTTGCCATCTTCTGCCCTCTACTCCCTTCTTGCCATCTTCTGCCCTCTACTCCCTTCTTGCCATCGTCTGCCCTCTACTCCCTTCTTGCCATCCTTTTCTCCATGCTACCTGCCTCTTTTGGTTGTTTTATCTTTGCTTCTTATCTGTTTTCCCTACCTTATGCCTTCTTGGTCCTTCTCCTCCGTTCTGTTGATTTATTCCTTCTGGTCTTCTTTGCCTCCTCTTCTCCCAGTCTCTTTTCTTCTCTACTTTCTTCACTCTTATATCTCCACCTTTATTCCTCTGGGTCTTGCCGCTTGTCAGGTGTTTTTTCCATTGAGCCTCCTACTCAGTGATTACTACAATTGTTTATGTTGAACTTATATTGATCGGAGTGTTTCTTCATCCTTCCAGAAAGCCATTGATTTGGTGACCAAAGCCACAGAGGAGGACAAGAACAAGAACTATGAAGAGGCCTTGAGGCTTTACCAGCATGCGGTGGAGTATTTCCTGCACGCCATCAAGTGTAAGTCATGGGTTACGAGGTGGAGGTGCTGCCGGTCAGCAGGGACGGAAATGCGGCCAACGTGGTGACGTAGGGCGAGATACCTGCGATGGATGCCTCACCAGTATGGTTGCAGGCTGGATATAGAAAATGCTCATCATGGTGCCATACTGTGCAGAAGGTGTCGGAGGGGTGGACAGGTCAGATTGTTGAGGCCCtgaacactattttttttattgccTACAGATGAAGCTCACAGTGACAAGGCCAAGGAGAGCATCCGAGCCAAGTGCATGCAGTACCTGGACAGAGCCGAGAAGCTTAAGGATTATCTAAAAACGAAGGACAAGCAAGGCAAAAAGCCTGTGAAAGAATCCCAGAATGAGAAAGGGTGAGTTGTCCGGGTTTCTTGTGGGGGTTCCCGTTttatagccgaccagtgttagaGATATGACTGAAGTTCTAGGTTACTAATTTGGACTACATGTCCCAGCATGCACTGCTTGCTCCACTCAGTACTCAGCTGTGTTGTGAGCTAGTGTGCTTTTGCAATAAAAGTGGTATCCCTTCTCTAGCGTAAGAAAAAGACCCCTCTTACTACGATCTCACTATGCAAACAGAAGAGTTAGGGGGCTTTACTGCGACCCCCTAGGGCTGCTACTCCCATCTATAGCATCTCAATAGAAGTGTGTGGTAGGACCCCGACCCCTGTTTACAGGGGAGACACTAGGAAAGCTGAACACGCTCACGTGGTCCATCAGTGCGTGTCACAGGCCATAGAGGAGTGTATGGCTACCCCTGCTGCGAACCAATGGAGTCGGAGTTAgaagtttggcttaccgactcctcaGCCCTGTTGCAAACTGAATTGTTGTAAGACCCTTGTTAGATTCGAGGAGTGCATCTGCAGCCCCCTTAATAGCAAGTTGACCACCAATGCATTGTAAGAATATATACCATATACCCAACCTCACCATAAATCACCAGTATTTTCTGTTTTCACAGAAGTGACAGCGACAGCGAAGGGgaaaatccagaaaaaaagaaaCTACAGGAACAACTAATGGGTACGTTCTGAGGGGTAAAGAGGATTGTCCGGGAAATAGAAGAAAAGTAGTTGGTGGGAAAGGGGTACAGtggtggaggaggagtatggtaagGTAGGGGTGGCTAAGGGTTAACATGACACTATTCGTGTAGGAGGAGTGGAATTAATATGGGTCATCCTGGCAGGGATGGTCATTGTTGGACTCAGAAGCGCAAAGGTAACTCTAGCCTTAGATTCTGTCCCTTTATTGCAGCCGCTCAGTGTATCGCCACTTTTTCTGCACCTTGTGTCTTATTTCTACATTTATCTTATGTTCCCCCCAATATCTGCAGGTGCCATCGTAATGGAGAAGCCAAATGTGCGGTGGAACGACGTTGCCGGGTTGGAAGGCGCGAAGGAAGCTTTAAAAGAGGCCGTGATTTTACCCATTAAATTTCCCCATCTCTTCACAGGTTAGTCTTTCTAAAATGCATGTGTTCCTGTGTatatgtttaacttttttttttttttttttttaaacctattcTGGTCCTTGATCTCTGACAACGTGCAATAATACTTGCTGTTCGAAAAACTAGTTatcctctgtctctcctgtggctgtAGTTGTATATTTTGAGGTTTTTCATTCACACCGTTTTTcttttccttgtatttttttaagttGCCatgaagtatggaaaaattatactaAGCCTTTGGCGTTTCTGGTTGACTTTTCCTGATAACAAATACTCAAAAatctaaaaaaacaacaacaaatgggCAGAAAGTGGATGGTAAAAAGGCCATGCAGTGTATTTCAACAGTAGATAAGAAGCTTTGTTGACAATGAAACGCGTTGTATAGACTTTTTACCTCTTGTTTTATGCCAGTTTGTTATTTTACTACGTCCTGCTAGATCCTCTTTGTATTCCATTGGAATATGCCAACCAGACTCGCCCAAGGCTCAGTACATCATGTCAAGTTTTTTTCATGGCTGTCCAGACATCACATACGTTTTGGGAGTTCCATGCCGTTTGAGAAAATCCGTGCTTGACGTTCCCTTATCACTTAATGATCTTTTAGATCGGTGGGCGTCCCATCTTTGGGTATTTGAATCCCTTATAGAACTGCAGATCGTACGTGTGCCCGTCCCCCCATATAAGTCTGTGATAGTTGGCAGCTGTGCGCCGCTGTCTTCGGTATCATAGGCTTGAATGGTAGTGCACATGTATGACCATTCGTAATGTTCTGCTCCTCCTGACACAAGTTCCCCTTCCTGACGATTGGTAAGGGACATAGCAGCGGGACTCACAACGATCTAACAGTTTTCTTATTTAGTGGTATTTCTTGTTAATACAGGTATATTTGTAATGTATGTTCTAAAGTCTTGGACAGAAGCTTAAAGAGACTTTTCATTTTTAGAAAAGTGGACCCCAGACGTTGCCCGTCATGTAGTAAGAAAATCAGATAGTACTCACTCATCCGAGGTCCAGCACCAGCTCTCCTAACTTGCTCTGGTCTCAAAGTTTTGGTTGCAGGCATGACGTCatataccctccccccccccatcaccaaagtactgtatttttcagactagaaGACAACATTTTTGCTAAGAAAAACTGTATTCAAGAAGtgtgtgcatcttatagtctgaaggcAGCTTCCTGTGATGGAGGAGAACACTGACCATGTCCTTCCCGATCACAGAGAGCTGCTGTCTCTCCTCCTGCAGTTCACTGATCTATGTGATCGGTGCAGAGCGGTAGAGGAAGACATCAGGAATGAACGGAGACTGCAGGAGCTGAGCAGATGAAGCACCTTCTGCACCAGTAATTCTAGGACctttcaggtcatgtgactgatcaTATGACTTGAAAGGTGCTTGAGTTAATCAAATGCTCATCTGCTGCAGCCTGTGTTCATGTCCTGATCAAGAAATGCAGGATGTGGGAATGTATAGTGTGTATGTCTAAATGCACATGTAACTGAGCTGTGTGTATGTCGGTATGggcatgtagctgagctgtgtgtatgtCAGTATCGgcgtgtagctgagctgtgtgtttgTCGGTATGGGCATGAAGCTGAGCTGTGTGTATGTCAGTATGggcatgtagctgagctgtgtgtatgtCAGTATGggcatgtagctgagctgtgtgtatgtCGGTATGggcatgtagctgagctgtgtgtatgtCGGTATGggcatgtagctgagctgtgtgtatgtCGGTATGggcatgtagctgagctgtgtgtatgtataagggcatgtagctgagctgtgttgtgtatgtataagggcatgtagctgagctgtgttgtGTATGTATATAGGGAGGGCGAGCGCTCTCTGATGGACCCAGGGAGGGCGAGCACTCTCTGATGGACCCAGGGAGGGCGAGCACTAACTGATGGACCCAGGGAGGACGAGCACTCTCtgatggacccagggagggtgagcaCTCTCtgatggacccagggagggtgagcaCTAACTGATGGACCCAGGGAGGGCGATCACTCTCTGCTTTTGTATTTTACTTGACAgagcaatcagtgttttatctgccATCGATTGGGGGCATCCCACTCTGCCTTCCTACATAATGAGACCTCTGTGATCTCTTCTAGGGAAGCGTACCCCCTGGCGCGGTATCTTGCTCTTTGGACCACCAGGAACAGGCAAATCATACCTGGCCAAAGCCGTAGCAACTGAAGCCAATAATTCCACTTTCTTCTCCGTCTCCTCCTCTGATCTGATGTCCAAGTGGTTGGGAGAGAGCGAGAAGTGAGTGATCCGGGAGTCACAGGTACTTGCAGGTGTTTGAAGCAGGCGTCATAATGTTTTTCTTTTGATGTTTTCCAGGTTGGTGAAGAACCTATTTGAGCTAGCGCGGCAGCACAAACCTTCAATTATATTCATTGACGAGGTCGACTCGCTCTGCGGCTCAAGGAATGAAAATGAAAGCGAAGCAGCACGGAGAATCAAGACAGAATTCCTGGTGCAGATGCAAGGTTCGCTCACAAGTCACGCATAGTCTGGATATATTGTGCACGTCATATTTAATCAGTGGAGCACTAGCCTTAGGGTATTAGCAAAGCGTTTTTATAATTCACCATCAGGTTCTTCACACACTGACCACGTCTgctgtaagggctcattcagacatctgtgcaaATCGCTCCGAGCATGGACTGGCCATGAGTCTCCGTGAGCGTGAAGGCCTCATAGAAATGTATGAAGCGGTCATGTTCCCGTCAGGAGAGCCACGGCCAATCCGCGCATTGCTGATCCACAGATGTCTGAATAAGGCCTTAGGTGGGCGGCACACACCACTTTTTGTACAGGAGGGACTTGGCGCCACATTAGCTGACTGGGTGTTTTGCTTTTCAGGTGTTGGAAATAACAATGATGGTATCCTGGTTCTGGGAGCCACCAACATACCCTGGGTGCTGGACTCTGCCATCAGGAGGAGGTGAGATTTTTGGATATTGAGGATTTGTAgccacttaacttttttttttcccaacaTATTAATGTTCTCCTAGTTGCTAAAAAGTGACACTTCAGCCTCAATTCATTAATACTGGTGTTTAATTGTCCAGTCTAAACTGAGGCTAAGAGGATGTTCTACAGAAATAACGGGGCTTATGTAATTTATACACAATTATAATGATTTTTTTGGGGTGTGTAGAAGCTTGATCCACTTCGGCAGAACTGGCCCAGTACCATCGtaaagactagagatgagtgacTATGTTCAGAAACAATTGCCTATCCGAATTTTCCATATTGATACCCTATTTGTGcacaatttatgtttgatgatc from Ranitomeya imitator isolate aRanImi1 chromosome 9, aRanImi1.pri, whole genome shotgun sequence encodes:
- the VPS4A gene encoding vacuolar protein sorting-associated protein 4A; amino-acid sequence: MTTSTLQKAIDLVTKATEEDKNKNYEEALRLYQHAVEYFLHAIKYEAHSDKAKESIRAKCMQYLDRAEKLKDYLKTKDKQGKKPVKESQNEKGSDSDSEGENPEKKKLQEQLMGAIVMEKPNVRWNDVAGLEGAKEALKEAVILPIKFPHLFTGKRTPWRGILLFGPPGTGKSYLAKAVATEANNSTFFSVSSSDLMSKWLGESEKLVKNLFELARQHKPSIIFIDEVDSLCGSRNENESEAARRIKTEFLVQMQGVGNNNDGILVLGATNIPWVLDSAIRRRFEKRIYIPLPEEAARAQMFRLHLGNTAHSLSDANIRELANKTDGYSGADISIIVRDALMQPVRKVQSATHFKKVRGPSRTNPGVIIDDLLTPCSPGDPGAIEMTWMDVASDKLLEPVVCMSDMLRSQATTRPTVNAEDLLKVKKFTEDFGQEG